The Rhodovastum atsumiense DNA window CGGCTTGCGGACGAGCGTGAAGTCGCCCTTGCCGGACAGGGCCGCCCGTTCCCCGACGTAGCCGGTCAGCAGAAAGCATGGCATTTTCGGCCTGCGCTCGCGGGCGTGCTGGATGGTCATCACTCCGTTCATGTCAGGCATCGAGAGATCGCTCACCAGGGCGTCGACGATTTCGCCCGCGTCGAGCAAAGCGATGGCCTCGGCGCCGCTGGCACCCGTCAGCGTCTCGAAGCCGAGGTCCTCGAGTTGCGCGGCCAGGGTCTCCCGGACCAGATCGTCATCGTCGATGAGAAGGATGCGGGCCGACGTGTCGAGGGCCGGGTACCCATTGCCTTCATCGGTTGGAACCCATACGGCGTCGCCCGTGGCCTGACGCAGCCACAACGAGATTGCTGTCCCTGAGCCAGGAGTGCTGGTGATCGACATGGCGCCGCCGGATTGCTCGGCGAAGCCCTTCACCATCGGCAGCCCCAGGCCGGTGCCGTGGCCGGGGGGCTTGGTGGTGAAGAACGGATCCGTCGCCTTGGCGATGGTCGCCGCGTCCATGCCCGTTCCGGTGTCGGTGACGCTCAACCGCACATAGGCCCCCGGCGCGAGCCCGACCGGATGGCGGTCGCCTTCGCCGACGTGCTCGGCTTCAGCCGAGAGAGTGAGCGTGCCGCCGTCGGGCATGGCGTCACGCGCGTTGGTGCCGAGGTTGACCAACGCCGTCTCGAGCTGCCCCCGGTCGGCGAGGAGGGAAGGAACGGACCCCGCAACCATGTCGCGCACCGTGATTGTGGTGCCGAGCGTGTGGGCGAGCACTTCGCGAACATTGTGGAGCAGTTCGGCCGGAACAAGCACCTCGGTCCGAAACTCTCCCCGGCGCGCGAAGGAAAGCAGACGTTGGGTGATGGAGACACCACGGACGGAGGCGTCGATCGCGGCGCGCGCGAGACGCCGTGTCTTCTCGTGGTCCTCCGGCCGCCGCTCGATGAGCGTGGCCGCCCCCGACACCGCCTGCAGGATGTTGTTGAAGTCGTGTGCGATGCCGCCCGCGAGCTGGCCGAGCGCCTGCACTTTCTGCGCCTGCGCGAGCTGGCCGGAGAGGTCGCGCTGCTCCGTGATGTCACGGCCTTCGGGAATGATCCACATGATCTCGCCCGTCGCGTCGTCGCGCACCGGCTTGAGGGAGAAATCGATCAGGATGCGGCGCCCCCCCGCGCCGAGCACCTCGACCTCGCGGCGGATGACCGCACCCCGGGCGGCTTCGGCAATCTCCCGGCGCAGCCGGTCCCGTTCGGTTGCGGGCCACCAGCCGGTTTCCCAGAAGGGGCGTCCGACCGTGTCGTCACGCGCGAGGCCGCCCGCCTCCAAGGCCGTGCGGTTGGCTTCCAGCAGCGTGCCGTCGGATGACAGCAAGCCGATGAACTGGAATTGTGAATCGAAGATGGCGCGGAACCGCGCCTCCGCCGCGGCCAGTGCCGCCGTGCGTTCGGCGACGCAGCGCTCCAGCTCGTCCTTGCGGGCAGTGAGATCCTCCCGGGCGGCGACGATCTCGGTGATGTCCTGCTGCGCGCTGATGGCACGCTCCGGCCTGCCGTCCGGCCCGAGGAAGACTTCGGCGCGCATGGCCACCCAGTGCACCGCCCCATCGGGACGGCGGATGCGGAACTCCGATGCGAAGGCACCGCCCTTTGCATAGATGTCACCCGCCTCGGCTTTCATCCGCTCGCAGTCCTCCGGATGCACCAGGGTGATGGTCGCGGTGGCCGGGAGGCGGGGCTGGCCAGGCGGCAGGCCGTAGAGGCGGGCGAACTCCGGGGAAACGAGCACCGTGTCCTCCGCGAAGCTGCGGTCGGTGAAGGCGATCCCGCCCACCTGTTGCACCAGGCGCAGCCGGGCCTCGCTGTCGCGCACCGCCGCCTCGGCCTGCTTGCGGGCGGTGGCGTCGCGGATGATGCCGGTGAGGCACCGTCTATCCCCCGTGCCGAACGAACTGACCGACAGGTCAATCGGGAATTCCGAGCCGTCGCGGCGGACGGCCATCAACTCCCGTCCGGGGACGCCGATGACGCGTGGTGGTGCTCCGGCCCGGTGGGCCGCGATGTGGGCACCGTGCCGGGCCGCCTCGGCCGCGGGCATCAGCACGCCGAGGTCGCGGCCGACGAGGTCCTCCGGCCGATCGTAGCCGAACATGCGCAGCGTGGCGCGGTTGACCGAGACGATCCGGCCGTCGGCATGGGCGACGACAATGCCTTCCGCGGCGGTGTCCAGGACCGAGCGGA harbors:
- a CDS encoding PAS domain S-box protein, producing MGAAVFGAYKLVTDREHGAAAAAAWVEHTYEVIRVVDGILTGAEDVKTGQRGFLLTGEAEYLEPYQEGSETIWRHLAKAQDLTADNPRQQDRLRILEGLLRARGAVSAKTIELAQSGDRQAALDTVWSRQEKHLMDAARRTAAEMVAEEQSLLEAGRAERQRLQGGSVQVLAGLLLAAGFGITLAVAVFARSFAASTIARRAATAAAERQRLLDMMDIAAIMVRDLDGAIRFWSEGCRRLYGWTAEEALGQSAHDLLRTAFPVPLSDIEATLLRDGEWTGDVRQRSRDGSEVVVATRKVLRRFPDGEGFAVMENMTDVTRLREAESRMRNLLDMMDLAAVMVRDPDGTIRFWSEGCRRLYGWTAKEALGQSAHDLLRTAFSVPLADIEAALLRDGEWTGELRQNTKEGTEVVVSSRKVLRREAGEHTLAIMENVTDITALHRVEATLRETQAELRSVLDTAAEGIVVAHADGRIVSVNRATLRMFGYDRPEDLVGRDLGVLMPAAEAARHGAHIAAHRAGAPPRVIGVPGRELMAVRRDGSEFPIDLSVSSFGTGDRRCLTGIIRDATARKQAEAAVRDSEARLRLVQQVGGIAFTDRSFAEDTVLVSPEFARLYGLPPGQPRLPATATITLVHPEDCERMKAEAGDIYAKGGAFASEFRIRRPDGAVHWVAMRAEVFLGPDGRPERAISAQQDITEIVAAREDLTARKDELERCVAERTAALAAAEARFRAIFDSQFQFIGLLSSDGTLLEANRTALEAGGLARDDTVGRPFWETGWWPATERDRLRREIAEAARGAVIRREVEVLGAGGRRILIDFSLKPVRDDATGEIMWIIPEGRDITEQRDLSGQLAQAQKVQALGQLAGGIAHDFNNILQAVSGAATLIERRPEDHEKTRRLARAAIDASVRGVSITQRLLSFARRGEFRTEVLVPAELLHNVREVLAHTLGTTITVRDMVAGSVPSLLADRGQLETALVNLGTNARDAMPDGGTLTLSAEAEHVGEGDRHPVGLAPGAYVRLSVTDTGTGMDAATIAKATDPFFTTKPPGHGTGLGLPMVKGFAEQSGGAMSITSTPGSGTAISLWLRQATGDAVWVPTDEGNGYPALDTSARILLIDDDDLVRETLAAQLEDLGFETLTGASGAEAIALLDAGEIVDALVSDLSMPDMNGVMTIQHARERRPKMPCFLLTGYVGERAALSGKGDFTLVRKPVSAQALAARIEASLKSAKR